A region of Caballeronia insecticola DNA encodes the following proteins:
- a CDS encoding tail fiber domain-containing protein, translating into MRYYIPSNPITGANLSATGFFEDTVNGEIVPQGDIWNPNIAYPANAMVVGADGQLYIANSANLDSAPPADVWREVGSSHQLAENLASASGASEVGFVQAGEGAVPRNLQEKVREQLSATDFPVVGDGVTDDTAAIAKLESSHAGRYVDLLGKTYLVSALPTNNYYFNGTFKRASDGFLFDAGYIGQTRVGNHAVVIGKGAGAALPKFIEYKKAGNPYNVIAIGDSAMAANTTARNSIAIGVGAMQNTVNGRYNIAIGLESQYCVNSNDGANTAGTRNIGVGDNTLRFNVTGYSNIAMGRNAGQSITNGNFCTALGSAALYGLAPLDLDDTTILNQTPLTVDHQTMIGSNAGMMSNAEGNTCVGADCGSEIKKGTLTAFGWQAASTLEVDSSFDGFQRVTGTTKTGTYVWNVNTITVTIAAHGFSAGWRVRIGLGAHEAQYMTIVSVPDANTFTLSTALSPTQNSESGVAKVIEWVTLMAITPVSDVMAIGRKALYSGKTCSNSIAIGAVAQFQSQGINNTSVGNLTLSAATTGTRNTAVGYSALRALTTGTDCVAVGEFAASNITTGSQVTALGRSALRNSQDGSVTATFNNITGVGYDSRVSGDNQVQLGNSATTTYVYGTVQNRSDLHDKADVRDTVLGLDFIKALRPVDYRWDMRDDYAEPYEEEDGIDAEGKPIIVRKIRQLPKDGSKKRARFHHGLIAQEVQTLIERTGVDFGGFQNHAVDGGCDVKTIGYDELIAPLIKAVQELASMVDQLRGSR; encoded by the coding sequence ATGAGATACTACATTCCGTCGAACCCGATCACCGGTGCCAATCTCAGCGCGACCGGATTCTTTGAAGACACCGTGAATGGCGAGATCGTGCCGCAGGGTGATATCTGGAATCCGAACATCGCATATCCAGCCAATGCGATGGTTGTCGGTGCGGACGGACAACTCTACATCGCAAACAGTGCAAATTTAGACAGCGCGCCACCCGCCGACGTTTGGCGCGAGGTGGGATCTTCCCATCAGCTCGCGGAAAACTTGGCAAGCGCAAGCGGCGCCTCTGAGGTGGGTTTCGTTCAGGCGGGAGAAGGTGCGGTTCCGCGCAACTTGCAAGAGAAGGTGCGTGAGCAATTGAGCGCCACGGACTTTCCCGTTGTTGGCGATGGCGTTACAGATGACACAGCCGCGATAGCCAAGCTCGAAAGCAGCCACGCCGGACGATACGTAGACCTACTCGGCAAGACGTATCTCGTCTCCGCACTGCCGACGAACAACTACTACTTCAACGGCACGTTCAAACGCGCATCCGATGGGTTCCTGTTCGATGCGGGATACATCGGACAAACGCGCGTCGGCAATCACGCCGTCGTTATCGGGAAGGGTGCCGGCGCGGCGCTCCCGAAGTTCATCGAATACAAGAAGGCGGGCAACCCGTACAACGTGATTGCGATTGGCGACAGCGCAATGGCGGCCAACACAACTGCTCGCAATTCGATTGCGATCGGCGTTGGTGCGATGCAGAACACGGTGAACGGCCGCTATAACATCGCAATCGGCCTCGAATCGCAGTACTGCGTGAACAGCAACGACGGAGCGAACACCGCAGGAACACGCAACATCGGCGTCGGCGACAATACTCTGCGCTTCAACGTGACTGGCTATTCCAACATCGCGATGGGCCGCAACGCGGGACAATCCATCACGAACGGAAATTTCTGTACGGCACTGGGTAGCGCTGCGCTCTACGGACTGGCCCCGCTCGACCTGGACGATACGACCATTCTCAACCAGACACCGCTCACGGTCGACCATCAAACAATGATCGGCTCGAATGCGGGCATGATGTCGAACGCAGAGGGCAATACCTGCGTCGGCGCCGACTGCGGTAGCGAAATCAAAAAGGGCACGCTCACCGCGTTCGGCTGGCAGGCAGCATCTACGCTCGAAGTCGATTCGAGTTTTGACGGATTCCAGCGCGTCACCGGAACAACAAAAACCGGAACGTACGTCTGGAACGTGAATACGATCACCGTCACGATCGCAGCTCATGGATTCTCAGCCGGATGGCGCGTGCGCATTGGGCTCGGCGCTCACGAAGCGCAGTACATGACCATTGTGTCCGTTCCGGATGCAAACACGTTCACGTTAAGTACTGCTTTGTCGCCAACGCAAAACTCGGAAAGTGGCGTGGCAAAGGTCATCGAGTGGGTCACGCTCATGGCGATTACGCCTGTTTCGGATGTCATGGCGATCGGCCGCAAGGCGCTCTACAGCGGCAAGACGTGTTCGAACAGCATCGCCATTGGCGCCGTGGCCCAGTTTCAGAGCCAGGGCATCAACAACACGTCGGTCGGCAACTTAACGCTCAGCGCGGCCACGACCGGAACGCGCAATACGGCAGTCGGTTACTCGGCTCTGCGCGCGCTGACAACTGGCACGGATTGCGTCGCGGTGGGCGAGTTCGCGGCGTCGAATATTACGACGGGCTCGCAAGTTACGGCACTTGGCCGAAGTGCGCTGCGCAACTCGCAGGACGGCTCAGTTACCGCGACGTTCAACAATATCACCGGCGTTGGCTATGACTCGCGCGTCTCGGGCGACAACCAGGTGCAGCTCGGCAACAGCGCGACGACGACGTACGTCTATGGCACGGTGCAAAACCGTTCCGATCTGCACGACAAAGCTGACGTCCGCGATACCGTACTCGGACTAGATTTCATCAAGGCCTTGCGCCCGGTCGACTACCGGTGGGACATGCGCGACGACTACGCCGAGCCGTACGAGGAAGAGGACGGCATCGACGCGGAAGGCAAGCCGATCATCGTTCGCAAAATTCGCCAACTCCCGAAGGATGGTTCGAAGAAGCGCGCGCGGTTCCATCACGGTTTGATTGCGCAAGAAGTGCAGACCCTAATCGAGCGCACGGGCGTTGACTTCGGGGGATTCCAGAATCACGCGGTCGACGGCGGCTGCGACGTGAAGACCATCGGCTACGACGAACTGATCGCGCCGCTGATCAAAGCGGTGCAGGAGCTCGCCAGTATGGTCGACCAACTCCGTGGTTCGCGCTGA
- a CDS encoding carboxymuconolactone decarboxylase family protein, with amino-acid sequence MSSYPVHTPDTAPAQSQPALQQLQNAFGLIPNIAGTMAASPVLLNGFVGLFERVHASSLTEPQIQTLLLTNAVTNASEWPVAFHTALALKQGVPPADVDAIRHGALPADAALAALSTLARTLIGKRGRLTEADQQRFLDAGFSAEQILEVIAVVAASTITNYVASVTQPPLEAQFEAFVWHAPVL; translated from the coding sequence ATGTCCAGCTACCCCGTCCACACGCCCGACACCGCTCCCGCGCAATCACAACCCGCGCTCCAACAACTGCAAAACGCATTCGGGCTGATCCCGAACATCGCGGGCACGATGGCTGCATCGCCGGTGCTGCTCAACGGCTTCGTCGGCCTGTTCGAACGCGTGCATGCAAGCAGTCTGACCGAGCCGCAGATTCAGACGCTGTTGCTCACCAACGCAGTCACGAACGCAAGCGAATGGCCCGTCGCGTTCCACACGGCGCTCGCATTGAAGCAAGGCGTGCCGCCCGCCGATGTCGACGCGATCCGCCACGGCGCGTTACCTGCCGACGCCGCACTGGCCGCGCTGTCGACGCTGGCGCGAACGCTGATCGGCAAGCGCGGGCGTCTTACCGAAGCCGACCAGCAACGCTTTCTCGACGCCGGTTTCAGCGCCGAACAGATACTCGAAGTGATCGCGGTCGTCGCCGCATCGACGATCACGAACTACGTCGCCAGCGTGACGCAGCCGCCGCTCGAAGCGCAGTTCGAGGCGTTCGTCTGGCATGCGCCGGTTCTTTGA
- a CDS encoding DHA2 family efflux MFS transporter permease subunit — translation MHPTASSAPLTGGKLVLATLAVALATFMNVLDSSIANVAIPTIAGNLGVSVDEGTWVITLFAAANAISIPLTGWLTQRVGQIKLFVWAILLFVVSSWLCGIAPNLPVLLAARILQGAVAGPLIPLSQAILLGSYPKEKSSTALSLWAMTATVGPIAGPALGGWITDSYSWSWIFYINIPVGLFAAGVTWAIYRERETPVRRVPIDKVGLLSLIAWVASLQIMLDKGKDLDWFASPVIVALGVFALVSFIFFLIWELTEKNPVIDIKLFMGRNFLGGTVAISVAYAVFFSNLVLLPQWMQGYLNYRSVDAGLVTAPLGIFAVMLAPVMGKLMPKSDARVLATLAFFGFAAVFFMRSHYTTGVDTYTLVIPTLLQGIPTALFFVPLTAIILSGQPPGKIPAAAGLSNFVRVFAGAVGTSLASTGWNDRTILHHAHLVEQASVLNPTFNGAISTLQDALGGGPQALAYFERTLNAQAAMLGLNDIFWLSAVIFIAIVPLIWLTKPGKGAGAGAAGAGGH, via the coding sequence ATGCATCCGACCGCTTCATCCGCGCCGCTCACCGGCGGCAAGCTCGTTCTCGCGACGCTCGCCGTTGCGCTCGCGACCTTCATGAACGTGCTCGATTCGTCGATCGCCAACGTTGCGATTCCGACTATCGCCGGCAATCTCGGCGTATCCGTCGATGAAGGCACGTGGGTCATCACACTGTTCGCCGCGGCCAACGCGATCTCGATTCCGCTGACGGGCTGGCTCACGCAGCGCGTCGGGCAAATCAAACTGTTCGTGTGGGCGATTTTGCTGTTCGTGGTGTCGTCGTGGTTATGCGGCATCGCGCCGAATCTGCCCGTGCTGCTGGCCGCGCGCATCTTGCAGGGCGCGGTGGCCGGGCCGCTGATTCCGCTGTCGCAGGCAATTCTGCTCGGCTCCTATCCGAAGGAAAAGAGCTCGACCGCGCTGTCCCTCTGGGCGATGACCGCGACCGTCGGACCCATTGCGGGCCCCGCGCTCGGCGGCTGGATCACGGACAGCTATTCGTGGTCGTGGATCTTCTATATCAACATTCCGGTCGGGCTGTTTGCGGCGGGCGTGACGTGGGCCATCTATCGCGAGCGCGAGACGCCGGTGCGCCGCGTGCCTATCGACAAGGTCGGGCTGCTCTCGCTTATCGCGTGGGTTGCGTCGTTGCAGATCATGCTCGACAAGGGCAAGGACCTCGACTGGTTCGCGTCGCCGGTGATCGTCGCGCTCGGGGTGTTTGCGCTCGTGAGCTTCATCTTTTTTCTGATCTGGGAGTTGACCGAGAAGAACCCGGTGATCGACATCAAGCTCTTCATGGGGCGCAATTTTCTGGGCGGCACGGTGGCGATATCGGTTGCGTATGCGGTGTTTTTTTCGAACCTCGTGCTGTTGCCGCAATGGATGCAGGGCTACTTGAATTACCGTTCCGTCGATGCCGGGCTTGTCACCGCGCCGCTCGGCATTTTCGCGGTGATGCTCGCGCCCGTCATGGGCAAGCTGATGCCGAAGTCCGATGCCCGCGTGCTCGCCACGCTCGCTTTCTTCGGCTTCGCGGCGGTTTTCTTCATGCGCTCGCATTACACGACCGGCGTCGATACCTACACGCTCGTCATCCCGACGCTGTTGCAGGGCATTCCCACCGCGCTGTTCTTCGTGCCGCTTACGGCGATCATTCTGTCCGGCCAGCCGCCCGGCAAGATTCCCGCCGCGGCGGGTTTGTCGAATTTCGTGCGCGTGTTCGCGGGCGCGGTGGGCACGTCGCTCGCCAGCACGGGCTGGAATGACCGGACGATTCTTCATCATGCGCATCTGGTCGAGCAGGCAAGCGTACTCAACCCGACGTTCAACGGTGCGATCAGCACGTTGCAGGATGCGCTCGGCGGCGGACCGCAGGCGCTCGCTTATTTCGAGCGCACGCTCAACGCGCAGGCGGCGATGCTGGGACTCAACGATATTTTCTGGCTGTCGGCGGTGATTTTTATCGCAATCGTGCCGCTGATCTGGCTGACGAAGCCCGGCAAGGGAGCGGGCGCCGGCGCGGCGGGCGCGGGAGGACATTGA
- a CDS encoding HlyD family secretion protein, giving the protein MSDTITSARTAADQPEAAAETKNRRRRTLLLSLLAAAVAISGAGWGAWYATSGRFFEATDDAYVSGNLVQLTPQVSGTVIAVNADDTQIVHQGAPLVVLDAADAKVALANAEATLAQTVRQVSTLYVNNAYYAATVAQRQSDLTRAQDDLKRRQTIAQTGAVSGEDVAHARDAVAAAQAALDAVRQQAEANHALTDRTSIERHPNVQAAASKVRDAWLDYARNTLPAPVTGYVARRSVQVGERVAPGKPLLAIVPLDGVWIDANFKEVQLTRMRIGQPVTLTADVYGSKVKYHGHVEGFSAGTGAAFAVLPAQNATGNWIKVVQRLPVRIRLDQRELEAHPLRIGLSMQAEVETRDESGTQLGAASNTVYRTDVYSHYGDEADAEIARIIADNVSSPRAPRVK; this is encoded by the coding sequence ATGAGCGACACGATTACATCCGCGCGCACGGCGGCGGATCAACCCGAGGCCGCGGCCGAGACGAAGAACCGCCGGCGCCGCACACTGCTGCTGTCGCTGCTCGCCGCGGCGGTGGCAATTTCAGGCGCGGGTTGGGGCGCCTGGTACGCGACGAGCGGGCGTTTTTTCGAAGCGACCGACGATGCCTATGTCAGCGGCAATCTCGTGCAACTCACGCCGCAAGTGAGCGGCACGGTGATCGCGGTGAATGCGGACGATACGCAGATCGTGCATCAGGGCGCGCCGCTCGTCGTCCTCGACGCCGCCGATGCCAAAGTGGCGCTCGCCAACGCCGAAGCCACGCTGGCGCAGACCGTGCGGCAGGTCAGCACGCTCTACGTGAACAACGCGTATTACGCCGCGACCGTCGCGCAACGTCAGTCCGACCTGACCCGCGCACAGGACGATCTCAAGCGCCGCCAGACGATCGCGCAGACCGGCGCGGTATCCGGCGAGGATGTCGCGCACGCCCGCGATGCCGTCGCCGCTGCGCAAGCCGCGCTCGATGCCGTGCGTCAGCAGGCCGAAGCGAACCACGCGCTGACCGATCGCACGTCCATCGAACGGCATCCGAACGTGCAGGCCGCCGCGAGCAAAGTACGCGACGCCTGGCTCGATTACGCGCGCAACACGCTGCCCGCGCCCGTGACCGGCTATGTCGCACGCCGCTCGGTGCAGGTTGGCGAGCGCGTCGCGCCAGGCAAGCCGCTCTTGGCGATCGTGCCGCTCGATGGCGTGTGGATCGATGCCAACTTCAAGGAAGTGCAGCTCACGCGCATGCGTATCGGCCAGCCGGTCACGCTCACCGCCGATGTCTACGGCTCGAAGGTGAAGTATCACGGGCACGTAGAAGGCTTCTCGGCGGGCACGGGCGCGGCCTTCGCCGTGCTGCCCGCGCAAAACGCGACAGGCAATTGGATCAAGGTGGTGCAGCGTCTGCCGGTGCGCATTCGCCTCGATCAGCGCGAGCTGGAGGCGCATCCGCTGCGCATCGGCTTGTCGATGCAGGCCGAAGTCGAAACGCGCGACGAATCGGGCACGCAACTGGGCGCGGCATCGAACACGGTTTATCGCACCGATGTCTACAGCCATTACGGCGATGAGGCGGACGCGGAGATCGCACGGATCATCGCGGATAACGTGTCCTCGCCGCGAGCACCGCGCGTGAAATGA
- a CDS encoding helix-turn-helix domain-containing protein, which yields MNANRPDPNAQPVELGDLLRYWRDVRGVSQLDLSLDAGVSQRQISFIESGRSVPGRDTLLTLAQTLDVPLRERNALLLAAGYAPVYSEAPWNAQEMHGVIRALERVVRQHEPFPAIVMDRHWNVLMTNEAAPRFFGCFIDMAAREGPRNMLHLIFDPHGMRPFLADWDTVSRSLLQRVYRETVGHVADAGVKRLLDELLAYPDVPRDWKTHRGTSASPTTPVIPLSLVSEGAVLRYFSMVTTVGAPQNVAAQELRLECMFPADDETETRHQQLLARHAQHR from the coding sequence ATGAACGCGAACCGTCCCGATCCGAACGCGCAGCCGGTCGAACTCGGCGATCTGCTGCGCTACTGGCGCGACGTGCGCGGCGTGAGTCAGCTCGATCTGTCGCTCGATGCGGGCGTGTCGCAGCGTCAGATCAGTTTCATCGAAAGCGGGCGCAGCGTGCCGGGCCGCGACACGCTGCTCACGCTTGCACAGACGCTCGATGTGCCGCTGCGCGAACGCAACGCGCTGCTGCTCGCCGCAGGCTACGCGCCGGTCTATTCGGAGGCGCCGTGGAATGCGCAGGAAATGCACGGCGTGATTCGCGCGCTCGAACGCGTCGTGCGGCAGCATGAGCCGTTTCCGGCGATCGTCATGGACCGCCACTGGAACGTGCTGATGACCAACGAAGCGGCGCCGCGCTTCTTCGGCTGTTTCATCGACATGGCCGCGCGCGAAGGTCCGCGCAACATGCTGCATCTGATCTTCGATCCGCACGGCATGCGTCCGTTCTTAGCCGACTGGGACACGGTCTCGCGCAGTCTGCTGCAACGCGTGTATCGCGAGACGGTGGGTCATGTGGCCGACGCCGGCGTCAAGCGTTTGCTCGACGAACTATTGGCGTACCCCGACGTTCCGCGCGACTGGAAGACGCATCGCGGTACATCGGCGTCGCCCACGACGCCCGTCATTCCGCTGAGCTTAGTGAGCGAAGGCGCCGTGCTGCGCTATTTCTCGATGGTCACAACGGTCGGCGCGCCGCAGAATGTCGCGGCGCAGGAACTGCGGCTCGAATGCATGTTTCCCGCCGATGACGAAACCGAGACGCGCCACCAGCAACTGCTCGCACGCCACGCGCAGCATCGCTGA